The genome window GAATAGCAGTTTTTAAGAAAGCAGCAGGAGCCATATGTATAAGTCGTTGGGTATATGAATATCTTGACGAGTATTTACCTGCTAAGCGAGTTGTTATCTTAAATGGGCTGCCTCCCTTGAAAATCTCATGGAAGGGTGAACTTTCATCTTGTCCTTTCATCTTTTTATTTGTAGGTCGGTTAACCAAACTTAAAGGACTGCATATTGTCTTGGAAGCCTTGAAAGACTGTTCTTTTAGAGAGAAAAATAACTGGCGTCTAGATATTGTGGGAGATGGACCCTTTAAGCAAGAACTTGAGATTAAGTGTGCTGATTATAATCTTTCGGACAAAGTCTTTTTCCACGGTTTTCAGGATAATCCAGACCAATGGATGTCAGAATGTTCATGTTTTCTGTTCCCTTCATTGTCTGAAGGGATGGGCCTTACGTTGATGAGGGCTATTCAAATGAAAGTTCCGGTTTTGGCCTCCGATTTACCTCCCGTGAAAGAACTCTCTTTCTCTTCCGAATGTTTGATTACTCCGGGAAGTGTAAGTGAGTGGAAAGATGCTTTAGAAGAAATAATTTTGACCAGAGAAACAAAGCAGTTTTTCATGCATGAATTGCCATTTCATAAAGATATGGCGCGAGATACAGCGAATTTTTATGAAGAAATTCTTACTTAATTTCTCCAGGAGGGATATTTATGAGGGTGTTGCACTACGTAAATGAAGGGACGTTGTCGTGGAGCCGCCCTTGGATTCAATTAATCCAGAGTCTACAAAATAAAAATGTAGATAATGTTGTTGCTTGTCCTTTGGAAGGACAATTGTCATCCTTATTTACTGAAGCAGGGATTATTGTTTTTACATACAAACCCCGTATCTCTTGGGCTCCCTTTCTCTGCAAAGGTTTTGAAGAATGTCTAAAAAAGATACAGCCAGATATTATTCATACACGACTTTTTTCTGCAGCAGTTATAGGAGGATATTGGGGGGAAAAATATAATATTCCTGTTGTTGCCACAATAGATTCAAGGCCTAAAAAGAAGTATTTTCGTTATATAGATAAAACTATTGCGGTCTCTTCTTATATTAAACAACAAGCGATAGCAAGCGGGATGCAGAAAGAACACATTGATGTTATTCCTAATGCAGTAGAGGTGAAGTATTATGAAAAACCAGCTACTTTTGACTTTGGAATAGTTAGAGATCGTTATGGAATAAGAAAAGAAGACGCTATTATCATTGCTGCAGGGCGTTTTGTTGGTTGGAAGGGGTTTGATGTTCTCATTGAAGCCTTTAAGAAAATTAGCAGTGAAAATAGTAGAAATGTATGGTTATTATTGGCTGGTTGTGGTGAGGAAGAAGATAAATTAAAATTATTGGCCGATAACCATCCTCGTATTATTTTTTTAGGTTTTGTTAATGATATTCGTCCCTTTTTGTGGGCTTCCAACCTTTATGTTTTGCCCTCGCGACTACCGGAACCCTTTGGTCTCTCTTTGTTAGAAGCTATGGCATCAGGGTTGTTATGTGTTGCTACAAGTAACGGGGGACCGAATGATATTATCAATCATGATTATGATGGTTGGCTTGTTCCTCCCGATGATTGTGAAAATCTTGCCAACACCTTGAATCAAGTTTTGCTTTCTTCTGAAGTTCGAAAAAAAGAGGTAGAAAAGCGTGCTATTCAAAAAGCGGCTACTTTTGATGTGGAACAAATTTCTTTGTTGTGTATTGATTATTATCAGTCTTTATTAATGGGAGAGAAATATGCGCATTGAGGCATCTCGTGTTTCACGAGTATTAGTTATTGGACTTTCCTGCATAGGGGACATGCTCTTTGCTACGGCGGCTCTTAGAAACTTGCGTCATTTTTTACCTGATGCCAGTTTCACTTTATGGGCCCCACCTCGTATTATAGGAATGTTTGAAGAAGATCCTATGTGGAATAGTGTAGAATTGTATGATCGTAGAAAAGATTTTTCTGGTTTCAATGGTCGTTTAAAGGCCGTACAAAAAATGAGAGGCGGTAAATTTGACCTTGTTGTCGATTTGAGAGCAACGCTCATGCCTTTAGTTAGCGGAGCTCTGTACTCTCCTCTGTTTGCAGTAAACGAATTTTTCTTCCCCAAGAAAATTCATGAGGTGGAGAAATGGCTTTATTTTTTTTCATCTTTGGGTGTTCCATTGTTATATCGTAATATGCGACTCCATATCTCTTCTTTTCAAAAAAATAATGTTACGACATTTTTGAAAGAAAAATTGAAAGGGAATCCTTTTTTTGTTCTTAATCCAGGGGCCGATTCCGCTAAAAGATGGCCATGGGGACATTATGCTAATCTGGGGGAAAAACTTGTCGAACGTTACAATGCCTATATTGGTGTAATAGGTTATAGCGATCAAGAACAAAAAATAGCTGCTTCTGTGCTTGAAGCTGTTGGCGAAAAGGGGATAGATTTATCAAAAAAGCTGGCATTAAGCACTTTGGGGGCGTGGCTTTCATGTGCTAATTTGGTTGTTTCAAATGATACAGGACCGCTCCATATGGCTGCTGCTCTTTCAGTTCCTGTGGTTGGCATCTATGGGCCATCTCTACCACAGATAAATGGTCCGTGGGGGACAATACATCGAGTTGTTATTCCGCCTGTTTCATGTGCTCCTTGTATCCAAGGGAAAAAATGTAAGCAAGGCGTAGGAAGTTGCCTTTCTAGATTACCTGTTGATACTGTAATGAACGCATGCGATGATGTCTTGTCAGAGAGCCAGCGGGATTCAGAAAAATGAGAGAATTAAACTTAGCGGGGCGAATGCTTGTTATAGCTTATAGCTCTTTTGGTGATGTTATCTCTAAATTTGGTGCAGTCAGAGAGTTAAAAAGGAAAAATCCGCATCTCTATATTACATGGCTTGTTTGTTCCCCCTACAGGGAGCTAGTAGCATCTCAACCTTTCGTAGACGAAATTATTGTTTGGGATCGTTCCCAAGGAAATATTGGCTTTGCTAAGTTGTTACTAGAGATAAGGAGATGTAAGTTCGATATTGTTTTGGATTTACAGCGTTCTGACAGAGCTTTGGTCATGACCCTTTTCTCAAGAGCTTCTCAAAGGATAGGTTGGCACGCCTGGTTCCCATATGTTCATAATTTTTTTGTTCAAGATGCCCTTGCCTTTTTGGGGATAGATACAAACGTTCTTGAAAAACCAAGAATCTTTGTGCCAGAAGAAGCAAAAAAACGGGTTAAATTGCTTTTGAGTTCTCCTGATCTCCCCTTAATCTTGTGTATTATTGGGGCAAGTAAACCTGAAAAATGCTGGCCAGTGGCGAACTGGATTGAATTTTTGAATCTACTTACTGACTTAAATGTTATTCCCTTTCTTATAGGCCATGGAGAATTAGAAGAAGACTGGGGACAGACAATATGTTCATCCACAACAAACAAACGTGTTAAAAATTTAATAGGAAAATTATCATTTTTAGAAATGGGCGCTGCGTGCTCTGTTGCTGCTGTCGCTTTAGGTGGAGATACTGGTCCTTTGCATTTAGCAGAAGCTATAGGAACTTCTACTATAGGTCTCTTCGGTCCCACTGATCCTTGGGATGCGGGATATAAAGATATAGTCTTTATTACAGTTAATTGTCCTCATCTGGGATGCCAGAATTGGGATTGCACATCTCCTTGTATGAAAACATTAAACCCCCTAGAGATTTTTGATGTTGCGCGCGAGATTATTCACAAAAGAGCTTAAAACAAAGGAGCGTTGTCATGGTTGCAGATCGCATGATTGAGTATGGCTTTTTATGGTCTTTATTTTGGTCTCCATGGGGGCCTGTTCCGCGATATTTTGGCTGGTTAGTTGCATTGGTTGGCTTTGCAATAAAAATTGTGCGAAAAGAGCCGATTCCTCCTGTGTTTGAAAAAACAGTATCTTATGTATGTATAGGATTATTGTTATGGGGAGGGGTTGGAACGTGGATTGCGAAACATGACCTTAACGCATGGGGGCGAGGATTCTCTATGCTTGTGGAGTTTCTTTTCGCTTGTTGGCTCGCTGCTTATGTTTTGAAAAAAGAAAAAAACATAACACGTTGGGTACGCATTTGGTACGCAACGATTATTCTTACTCTAGCTTATTCTTTTTATGAAATACTCCAATCCCCGTTAGGCGAAGGTCTTTTCTCAAATATTAATTCTCTTGGAATTTATATTTGCATCATTTTCCCCTTTGCACTTTTATATCCCGGAAGTAATAATTTCGCAAAAATGATGCCAATAAAACGAGTTGGTTATGTTCTCGTTGCCCTTTTAGTGTTTTTAAGCTTAGTTATGAGTTTTACCACCGCAGCATGGGGATCATGCAGTATTGCCTTATTATTACTCCTCTATTTTGATCGGCGTGTCAGGAAAGTAACGGGGCTTTTCTTCTTAATGTTTATACTTATTGCTTCCGTTGGCTATATTTCAGGAAATTCAACTTTTCATCAAGTCTCAAATCGTTTTCTTCGGGAAATTAAGCAAATAACAAGTTTTAATGATATGAGTATGTTAACAACAAAAAGGTCGGATATTTGGAAAGTTTCCTACTATATGATAAAAGAAAAACCCCTTTCTGGTTGGGGGTGGGGAAAATTTCATGAAGAATTTGATGCGATACGAAGAAAATGTGTTCCCCAAAATCGAATAAAAATTGCTGATGCACATAATATGTACTTCAATCTTGCCATATATGGTGGAATTCCAACACTTTTAGGAGTACTGTTTTTATTTCTAACGGCCTTAAAAAATATGTTTTATAGGTTTAGACAGTCTGGCGATAAGTGGCGTTGGCTTTTTCTTGTCTGTTGGGTTACCATAATATTAATCCTTATATACAGTATTGCAGGTGATGTCTTTTCTTTCAGATATAAGGCAGCTGTTTTATTTTGGTCTGTGCTTGGCTTTGGCTTGCAACGCAGGGATCGTATATTTAGGGCTTAAGCCCTATTCCCATAAAATGAATTTCACGATAGCATAGTCAGCGAAATTACTGAGTCCTTTGACAATTTGACTTGGTTCATCACAGTGCTTCGTTCATCCGTGAGTATCTCAGAAGGCAGGAAAGGAGGTGCCGACGACCCCCGGCCATAAAGAGGGAGCGGATGTTGAAGGCGGAGAAAACACATTTTAGATAAAAGACAAAAGAAGGAAACGAGGAAACTTCTATCAATGTCTTTCTCGAAAGTGTGTAATCCCGCAAAAATACAAAAAGACAACCAAGGGGGTTGCACTAATATGAAAAAAATGCTTGCACTTGTAGCAGTAGTAGCATTGGTTGCATTTGCCGCACCGGCATTTGCCGCTAATCCTTTCATGGATGTACCTATGAATCACTGGGCCTATGATGCAGTAGGTCAGCTTGCCGCTCGTGGCGTAGTTTCCGGTTATCCTGATGGTTCCTACAAAGGAAACCAGCCCATGACCCGTTATGAAATGGCTTCTCTCGTAGCCCGTGCACTGGCTGTTGTTGATATGAACAAAGCCAGCAAACAGGATGTTGAGATGCTTAAGAAACTCGTTGTTGAGTTTAAAGACGAACTTGACGCTCTTGGCGTAAAGGTTGACAAACTTGACAGCAGAGTAGCTGTTCTTGAAGAGAACCTTGGCGGCTGGAAATTATGGGGCGAGTTCCGTTTCGATGCAAAGTTTGCCGATGAAAAAGGTGGACTTTACACTGATAACGAAGATGTAGATTTTGATCTTAACCGTTATCGTATCTGGATGAGCAAGAAAGTTGACGATAAAGTGACTTTCATCGCTCGTTTGGGTAAAGGTGAAGGTACAAACGTTGCATGGCAGCGTTACTACATTGATGTAAAAATGCCTTGGGATGTAAATATGTGGGCAGGTCTTTGGCTCTTCGATTGGGAAGGCGACGATGGACTCTATACTGATAACGATGCTCGTTTCACCGATCGTTCCCTCCAGGGTTTCTACTTCGCCAAACCTTTCAGCATGGGTGAGTTCGCTCTCTATGCTGCTCGTAAAGACACAAATACAACAGTAACAGGCTTTGATACTTTGGTGCAGTTTGATGATGATGGTAATATCATAGACGAGATGGACAACGTTGCAGGTATTCAGCTTGCTGCTGATGAGTATTATGAGTATGCAGGCCGTGTGAAATTCAACTTCAACGAGAATTTCTGGATGTCTGGAAACTACATCAAACGTGACTATGAAGTAAGCGAAGATGAGTCCGTATGGTGGGCAGCTATGGGCGTACATTTCAATCCTGAGTGGGCCTTTAAAGGTGCTTACTACAAAGAGGATCTTGGTAATGTAACTGGAGAAGATAAACCAGGTGCATGGCAGGCTATCCTTGATGTTGATCAGGAAGCTCTTGGATTTACATCTGTTTGGATTGAGTACATGGATTTCGACGAGAATTTCAAAGCTTGGACAGATGGTCCTTGGGATGACTACGGAACAGTTACAGGCAAAGCTCTCGGAAATTATGACAATGTTCTGTTTGTACGTTTGAATCAGAAATGGAACGATAAGTGGAGCACATTCCAGCGTTATTTGAGCGGAAGCGCTCGTGGAACAGGTGTTCTTGTTGATGACACCACTAACTGGACATTTGGCGTGAAGTATTACTACACACCAGCTCTTTCCTTTGAGCTTGCTTATGATAAGATTGAAAATAGCATGACAGTTAATGGTCTCGACGATAACGTAGTCAGACTTCGTACTCGCGTAACATTCTAGTTTTAAACAAATTACGGTACTAATTAAATGTCTGTAAAAGGGCTCCCCTTAAAGGGGAGCCCTTTTTTCGTCTCCTTTTTCAGTGTATAATGATTGCCAATTTGAGTGAAACTGAGGAGGGGCTTTTTTTGAAGTTAAAAAAACAGTATATATGCACTGTCCTTTTAATTTTAACATTAGGGGTGGTTTCGTCAGGTTTTGCTAGTGATAAAATTTTGAGTCGTTGGTCTAAAACAAATCATTACGAGAATGATTTGGGAAATGAGTTGTGGATAACCGCTACGTATTATGCTTCAGAATATGTAGAGGCTTTGGTCCAGAGTGAAGCCGAAAAAAATTTATGGACAGCAGATGAAGCAGAGCAATATAAATATCAGTTGTTAAAAACTTTAAATTTGACGGAGTATATCCCCATCTTTATAGGTATTGATAATAGAGGTCCTTCTATGCATATGGCTCCTTTTAGTGACCATATAACATTGTGGGTGGGCAAGAAAAAATTACAGCCAGTTGATTATGATAAAAGATTCAACTTCAAGCTTCAGGGTAAGCGCGATGGATTTATTTATTTCCCGAGATATGATGAAAAGGGAAAGCCTGTACTCCAGGGTGTTAAGTCGATACGCCTTGCTATTAATGGAAATGTCAGTCCTATAACTATGGGGAAAACTATAGATTATATTTGGGATGTAGTTGATGATAATCCTGAAAAACTCTACACAGGTAAGGCAGCTGCTCGATTAGAGCTTGATCGGCTTATTAAGCGACTTGAGAAGCTGAATGATCAGAAGAAAGAGCTTGAGGGAAAATTAGCTGAAGTAGAAAGTGAGTTGCAACAGGTACAAAAGCGAGTGGAAGAGTTGCAACGACAGTAGTTTTTATGTGACAATACAAGGACGGCTTTGCCGTCCTTTTTTTATTTTTTGCGTATTTTTTAGAGGAGGAAGAGAAGACGTGAAAAGGGTTGCAGTGCTTACCAGCGGAGGAGACGCTCCTGGAATGAACGCGGCTATTCGGGCAGTGGTGCGAACAGCCATTTATCATCGTCTTGAGGCTATTGGTGTAATGCGAGGTTTTGAGGGGCTCATTGATGGCGAATTTGCTCCTCTGAACAGGTCTTCTGTGGGAGGAATTATCCATAGAGGTGGAACTATTCTTAAAACGGCTCGTAGTGAACGTTTCAAAACGGAGGATGGTCTCAATAGGGCGCTCTACCAACTTAAGAATTCGGGAATTGACGGTCTTGTTGTTATCGGAGGCGATGGATCTTTTCGCGGCGCACAAAATCTTCATTTGAAAGGTTTTCCCGTAATAGGTGTACCGGGAACCATTGATAATGATGTTGCAGGAACGGATGAAACAATAGGTTTCGATACAGCTGTCAATACGGCCCTTGAAGCTGTGAAGAAGCTCCGTGATACAGCGAGTAGTCACGATCGGCTCTTTATTGTGGAAGTCATGGGGCGTGAAGCGGGCTTTATCGCTCTTGAAGTTGCTGTTGCTAGCGGTGCCGAATATGTAGTTGTACCGGAACTTTCATTTAGTCTCGGTCGCCTTTGCGATAAACTTCACGAT of Aminobacterium sp. MB27-C1 contains these proteins:
- a CDS encoding glycosyltransferase family 4 protein, with translation MRVLHYVNEGTLSWSRPWIQLIQSLQNKNVDNVVACPLEGQLSSLFTEAGIIVFTYKPRISWAPFLCKGFEECLKKIQPDIIHTRLFSAAVIGGYWGEKYNIPVVATIDSRPKKKYFRYIDKTIAVSSYIKQQAIASGMQKEHIDVIPNAVEVKYYEKPATFDFGIVRDRYGIRKEDAIIIAAGRFVGWKGFDVLIEAFKKISSENSRNVWLLLAGCGEEEDKLKLLADNHPRIIFLGFVNDIRPFLWASNLYVLPSRLPEPFGLSLLEAMASGLLCVATSNGGPNDIINHDYDGWLVPPDDCENLANTLNQVLLSSEVRKKEVEKRAIQKAATFDVEQISLLCIDYYQSLLMGEKYAH
- a CDS encoding S-layer homology domain-containing protein; its protein translation is MKKMLALVAVVALVAFAAPAFAANPFMDVPMNHWAYDAVGQLAARGVVSGYPDGSYKGNQPMTRYEMASLVARALAVVDMNKASKQDVEMLKKLVVEFKDELDALGVKVDKLDSRVAVLEENLGGWKLWGEFRFDAKFADEKGGLYTDNEDVDFDLNRYRIWMSKKVDDKVTFIARLGKGEGTNVAWQRYYIDVKMPWDVNMWAGLWLFDWEGDDGLYTDNDARFTDRSLQGFYFAKPFSMGEFALYAARKDTNTTVTGFDTLVQFDDDGNIIDEMDNVAGIQLAADEYYEYAGRVKFNFNENFWMSGNYIKRDYEVSEDESVWWAAMGVHFNPEWAFKGAYYKEDLGNVTGEDKPGAWQAILDVDQEALGFTSVWIEYMDFDENFKAWTDGPWDDYGTVTGKALGNYDNVLFVRLNQKWNDKWSTFQRYLSGSARGTGVLVDDTTNWTFGVKYYYTPALSFELAYDKIENSMTVNGLDDNVVRLRTRVTF
- a CDS encoding glycosyltransferase family 9 protein produces the protein MRELNLAGRMLVIAYSSFGDVISKFGAVRELKRKNPHLYITWLVCSPYRELVASQPFVDEIIVWDRSQGNIGFAKLLLEIRRCKFDIVLDLQRSDRALVMTLFSRASQRIGWHAWFPYVHNFFVQDALAFLGIDTNVLEKPRIFVPEEAKKRVKLLLSSPDLPLILCIIGASKPEKCWPVANWIEFLNLLTDLNVIPFLIGHGELEEDWGQTICSSTTNKRVKNLIGKLSFLEMGAACSVAAVALGGDTGPLHLAEAIGTSTIGLFGPTDPWDAGYKDIVFITVNCPHLGCQNWDCTSPCMKTLNPLEIFDVAREIIHKRA
- a CDS encoding O-antigen ligase, coding for MVADRMIEYGFLWSLFWSPWGPVPRYFGWLVALVGFAIKIVRKEPIPPVFEKTVSYVCIGLLLWGGVGTWIAKHDLNAWGRGFSMLVEFLFACWLAAYVLKKEKNITRWVRIWYATIILTLAYSFYEILQSPLGEGLFSNINSLGIYICIIFPFALLYPGSNNFAKMMPIKRVGYVLVALLVFLSLVMSFTTAAWGSCSIALLLLLYFDRRVRKVTGLFFLMFILIASVGYISGNSTFHQVSNRFLREIKQITSFNDMSMLTTKRSDIWKVSYYMIKEKPLSGWGWGKFHEEFDAIRRKCVPQNRIKIADAHNMYFNLAIYGGIPTLLGVLFLFLTALKNMFYRFRQSGDKWRWLFLVCWVTIILILIYSIAGDVFSFRYKAAVLFWSVLGFGLQRRDRIFRA
- a CDS encoding glycosyltransferase family 9 protein; the protein is MRIEASRVSRVLVIGLSCIGDMLFATAALRNLRHFLPDASFTLWAPPRIIGMFEEDPMWNSVELYDRRKDFSGFNGRLKAVQKMRGGKFDLVVDLRATLMPLVSGALYSPLFAVNEFFFPKKIHEVEKWLYFFSSLGVPLLYRNMRLHISSFQKNNVTTFLKEKLKGNPFFVLNPGADSAKRWPWGHYANLGEKLVERYNAYIGVIGYSDQEQKIAASVLEAVGEKGIDLSKKLALSTLGAWLSCANLVVSNDTGPLHMAAALSVPVVGIYGPSLPQINGPWGTIHRVVIPPVSCAPCIQGKKCKQGVGSCLSRLPVDTVMNACDDVLSESQRDSEK
- the pfkA gene encoding 6-phosphofructokinase gives rise to the protein MKRVAVLTSGGDAPGMNAAIRAVVRTAIYHRLEAIGVMRGFEGLIDGEFAPLNRSSVGGIIHRGGTILKTARSERFKTEDGLNRALYQLKNSGIDGLVVIGGDGSFRGAQNLHLKGFPVIGVPGTIDNDVAGTDETIGFDTAVNTALEAVKKLRDTASSHDRLFIVEVMGREAGFIALEVAVASGAEYVVVPELSFSLGRLCDKLHDTRSRGKTHSLIIVAEGAMSAADLKNKLQDTAGYDARITVLGYIQRGGSPTSFDAILASRMGSFAVESLLEGHKGMMIGTVAHQMTLSPLSASWQTRKILSPEKLELVEKLSI
- a CDS encoding glycosyltransferase family 4 protein, which translates into the protein MKIIQLLPEFSEGGVERHVLALSNELSKMGHTVLVVSGGGKLQKNLKNVEHWALPVYQKNPATGLYAAIKIANRAKQEKWDVIHAHSRVPAWIAWWASCFSGVPFVVTAHSTYSKNMGIAVFKKAAGAICISRWVYEYLDEYLPAKRVVILNGLPPLKISWKGELSSCPFIFLFVGRLTKLKGLHIVLEALKDCSFREKNNWRLDIVGDGPFKQELEIKCADYNLSDKVFFHGFQDNPDQWMSECSCFLFPSLSEGMGLTLMRAIQMKVPVLASDLPPVKELSFSSECLITPGSVSEWKDALEEIILTRETKQFFMHELPFHKDMARDTANFYEEILT